The proteins below are encoded in one region of Belonocnema kinseyi isolate 2016_QV_RU_SX_M_011 chromosome 1, B_treatae_v1, whole genome shotgun sequence:
- the LOC117178708 gene encoding uncharacterized protein LOC117178708 isoform X1: MYVRNANCKSTRVQCILVREFLEKSVTPVPTFSTCRENPKVSSRLKVELEGLGLPKLRRGLRHGLIHLFSECSVIVERLPSNSTLGCNTNSEESCQNEKATCNKNDRKKVSDEIVDVLSVEGKAGFSNSHQLFSNDEFLNDRVSINSDPENLSTNHLKTPFSQNSTQLSRENLDANDDSFKTPYLPSTKYNSQSQKTKPCPLSRKKPLESNVPSSAMSKSTTKEFPFSEDASTCNNSLLVAASENRVSSLEKTQIVAFESMVGNREFLNCETPNSPKRRYSDTFLTISNRKKISRDERSCSTEMRVNESKTASSLPVKINLGVIKSLSRSCDSQQNSKFIHQHEDNTETESETESRLMPGGLDPSVETQESVNTVLKERITFSQKENESSRRKSGKLEDVECVKKKKKKPVKRKKSLKLVFRELFGDEEESGVQKSLNAETKRRKVDSRDSCDSGAYCSEASPISVTAYSKDADPSEMFSPDSTEKVKESLESPLQSEICPSESKDAEKSEKIPQLGNDNEGEKEGANDERVLPDSSTSISDDEVTLVECRSKSPPEKTTLPDVPSKELESPSKDSSAPGPSDDTLSKAGIVRDIEKDSYVFSSDDINILLNILSEAPKNAAEKRPEEGQTDKKVSKDLVVSESTNEDSDDVEIVLEKGPSTIKKAQISDLVKRLSTDNQIEKPSEEPRKVSFPRLRVKAPSELGCSAPLSPVQSTLPNSLPVWTQPLELPASTSSSPNPTAVLSPHHYSNFPLVNRCNDQFSATTNQVVNVALAAAQRLISLIDPLTIPDAPQLSHYYNMLISLLGEISNDTVFLRNSYVNRTYGLLSPDLFAYNLSLNRKLRNLSKFLHVAFEENTMQFILDNYHVLTTRPILNKDELYYVMSLQYSDLDANQEHPANQGSNIAARISTDPQRKTNTKTKSQKHKGGLTNEQFIILKTQIKAYNTLAKKFKKLLPSSHVAEQSADLSRVQQFESSHLEQQEARIESPRIAHSILNQQQSRVASPGNVQPSVNTVVFRRRSSQGGSQVAERIEDRSGLVITPVTTAAPAVFNQSLASKPISAKPVARNNGLTPFPRGLSITAILSTASPVPSTVSVSAAKNSSPSLTQTGCTITPISIAPRVSTISPAIVASTPSMIAASTPSMIVTSTPPMIVASTPSTIVSLATPSVIVSSPIVSSPILSSAVAAPLSSVPIHRYPLITLNETPVPKQTKLFMRLNSPLPATNSAAPVSVAAAPVSAAIVSAPISLPIVAVTILSAPIVSPAPSVPLQGHPVISNQTRVIASNPAYNFGNKFSVTNISPIPTPTITTSLQTIPAAKTTSSSTVNPRTYPAPKSKAPSSTLANLLKQTSLIAPPENVKELATTAKDSTTVENEFRSMPSLSPDPSPNSKNTDPVDGSSKSCSSKANEDDEEDLLCFRCQKKSTVVCARCQIAIYCSKVCQEKHWEEIHHETCQDSLSSSVDSRKSTETKDN; this comes from the exons ATGTACGTCAGAAATGCAAACTGCAAAAGTACACGTGTGCAATGCATATTAGTGAGagagtttttagaaaaatctgtgACACCTGTGCCCACTTTTTCCACTTGTCGAGAAAATCCAAAAGTTTCGAGTCGC ttaaaagtcgaACTGGAGGGATTGGGTTTACCAAAATTACGTCGCGGACTGCGTCACGGTTTGATCCATTTGTTTTCGGAATGTTCGGTAATTGTTGAGAGGTTACCTTCAAATTCTACACTTGG GTGTAACACAAATTCTGAAGAATCCTGCCAGAATGAAAAAGCCACCTGCAACAAGAATGACAGGAAAAAAGTATCTGACGAAATTGTGGACGTTTTGTCGGTTGAGGGGAAAGCAGGCTTTTCCAACTCTCATCAGCTCTTTTCAAACGATGAGTTTTTAAATGATAGGGTTTCGATCAATAGCGATCCAGAAAATTTGTCCACAAATCATCTGAAAACCCCTTTTAGTCAAAATTCCACCCAACTTTCCCGTGAAAACTTGGATGCTAACGATGATTCTTTTAAAACACCATATCTgccttcaacaaaatacaactcCCAATCTCAAAAGACAAAACCCTGTCCCTTGTCCCGTAAAAAACCACTTGAATCGAATGTTCCCTCAAGTGCAATGAGTAAAAGTACAACGAAAGAATTTCCCTTTTCAGAGGATGCTTCAACTTGTAATAATTCTCTGCTCGTGGCCGCCTCTGAAAATAGAGTCTCTTCTCTAGAAAAAACGCAAATAGTTGCGTTTGAAAGCATGGTTGGtaatagggaatttttaaattgcgagACACCAAATAGTCCAAAGCGGCGCTACTCTGATACTTTTTTAACTATCTCAAACCGGAAAAAGATCTCGCGAGACGAAAGATCTTGTTCCACGGAAATGCGAGTAAACGAATCAAAAACAGCAAGTTCATTGCCTGTGAAAATTAATCTCGGTGTCATAAAGAGCCTCTCACGTTCGTGCGATTCTcaacaaaattcgaaatttatccACCAACATGAAGACAATACGGAAACGGAAAGTGAAACGGAATCGAGACTGATGCCGGGTGGCTTGGATCCTTCCGTTGAGACCCAAGAATCCGTGAATACAGTTCTAAAAGAGAGAATAACATTTAGCCAGAAAGAGAACGAGAGCTCTCGACGGAAATCGGGTAAACTCGAGGATGTTGAGTGtgtgaagaaaaagaagaagaagccCGTCAAGAGGAAAAAGAGTTTGAAATTGGTATTTCGCGAGCTTTTCGGCGATGAGGAGGAGAGCGGAGTTCAGAAAAGTCTGAATGCCGAAACGAAAAGAAGAAAAGTTGATTCGCGCGACTCTTGTGATTCGGGCGCTTACTGTAGCGAAGCATCGCCGATTTCGGTCACAGCATACTCGAAAGATGCTGATCCCTCCGAGATGTTTAGTCCCGACTCGACCGAAAAAGTGAAGGAATCTCTGGAATCTCCTCTGCAATCGGAAATTTGTCCCTCGGAGTCGAAAGATGCGGAGAAAAGCGAGAAGATTCCTCAACTAGGGAATGACAATGAGGGGGAAAAAGAAGGAGCCAATGATGAGAGAGTCTTGCCAGATAGCAGCACTTCTATTTCCGACGACGAGGTCACTCTTGTCGAGTGCAGATCAAAATCGCCGCCGGAAAAGACGACACTTCCTGATGTCCCCTCCAAGGAATTGGAGAGTCCTTCGAAGGATTCAAGTGCTCCCGGTCCATCTGATGACACTCTTTCCAAAGCCGGAATAGTCCGGGACATCGAGAAAGATTCATACGTATTCTCCTCGGACGacatcaatattttattgaacatacTCAGTGAGGCTCCGAAAAATGCTGCAGAGAAACGACCAGAAGAAGGTCAAACTGATAAAAAGGTCTCGAAGGATTTGGTCGTTTCTGAAAGTACAAACGAGGATTCTGATGATGTTGAAATAGTTTTGGAGAAGGGGCCATCTACaattaaaaaagctcaaatttcgGATCTCGTCAAGAGGTTGTCCACGGATAATCAGATCGAGAAGCCAAGCGAGGAACCTCGCAAAGTTTCTTTCCCGCGACTCAGAGTTAAAGCGCCGAGTGAACTTGGCTGTTCAGCTCCACTCTCACCGGTTCAGTCAACTCTTCCCAATTCCCTGCCAGTGTGGACTCAACCTCTTGAATTGCCGGCAAGTACCTCATCATCACCCAATCCGACTGCAGTATTATCGCCGCATCATTATTCGAATTTTCCGCTAGTTAATAGGTGTAATGACCAGTTTTCCGCGACAACAAACCAAGTAGTCAATGTCGCTTTAGCGGCAGcgcaaagattaatttccctgatTGATCCGCTGACAATACCCGATGCGCCCCAACTGTCGCACTACTACAACATGCTGATCAGTCTTTTGGGCGAGATTTCAAATGACACTGTGTTCCTCCGGAATTCGTACGTCAATCGCACCTATGGACTCTTGAGTCCCGATTTATTTGCCTATAATCTGTCGCTCAATCGGAAATTGCGCAACTTGAGCAAGTTCTTGCATGTCGCATTTGAAGAGAATACGATGCAGTTTATCCTGGACAACTATCATGTGCTGACGACCCGACCGATTCTAAATAAAGACGAACTTTACTATGTTATGTCGTTGCAGTACTCGGATCTTGATGCGAATCAGGAGCATCCGGCTAATCAGGGATCGAATATTGCCGCCCGAATCTCAACGGATCCGCAAAGAAAAACAAATACGAAGACAAAGAGTCAGAAACACAAGGGTGGGCTCACCAATGAGCAGTTTATTATTCTCAAGACGCAGATCAAGGCTTACAATACCTTGGCGAAGAAGTTTAAGAAGTTGTTGCCAAGTTCACATGTTGCAGAACAAAGCGCCGATTTATCGAGAGTCCAGCAATTTGAGAGTTCTCATCTAGAGCAGCAAGAAGCGAGAATTGAGAGTCCAAGAATTGCCCACTCAATTCTAAATCAGCAGCAGAGTCGAGTCGCGAGTCCGGGCAATGTTCAACCAAGTGTTAATACCGTCGTATTTAGAAGAAGATCGTCGCAAGGTGGCTCGCAAGTTGCGGAAAGAATCGAGGACCGAAGTGGACTTGTGATAACACCGGTTACAACTGCCGCGCCCGCTGTTTTTAATCAATCTTTAGCTTCTAAACCCATTTCCGCGAAACCGGTTGCAAGAAACAATGGTCTGACGCCGTTTCCGCGCGGTCTCTCGATAACGGCAATTCTATCAACCGCGTCACCAGTGCCATCTACTGTCTCAGTTTCAGCTGCCAAGAATTCTTCTCCAAGTTTGACACAAACTGGATGTACAATAACTCCGATCTCAATTGCGCCTCGAGTCTCTACAATTTCTCCTGCGATTGTGGCTTCTACACCATCAATGATTGCGGCCTCTACGCCTTCAATGATTGTGACTTCTACACCTCCAATGATTGTGGCTTCTACGCCTTCAACGATTGTTTCATTAGCCACGCCTTCGGTGATTGTGTCTTCACCGATCGTGTCTTCGCCGATTTTATCATCGGCAGTTGCAGCGCCTTTGAGCTCAGTTCCGATTCATAGATATCCGCTGATTACTTTGAATGAGACTCCAGTCCCGAAACAGACCAAGCTTTTTATGCGACTTAATTCACCACTTCCGGCAACGAATTCTGCTGCTCCTGTTTCTGTTGCTGCTGCTCCTGTTTCTGCAGCGATTGTTTCTGCACCAATCTCTTTGCCAATTGTGGCTGTGACCATTTTGTCGGCACCAATTGTCTCTCCGGCGCCTTCAGTTCCTCTACAAGGACATCCTGTTATCTCGAATCAAACCCGAGTTATTGCGAGCAATCCAGCCTACAATTTTGGCAATAAATTCTCAGTGACGAACATTTCTCCGATACCAACGCCTACTATTACAACCAGTCTGCAAACAATTCCAGCTGCTAAGACAACTTCGAGTTCGACTGTTAATCCAAGAACTTATCCTGCTCCAAAAAGTAAGGCTCCAAGTTCAACTCTTGCTAATCTTTTAAAGCAGACGAGCCTTATCGCACCGCCAGAAAATGTGAAAGAACTTGCAACTACAGCCAAGGATTCTACAACTGTTGAAAACGAATTTAGATCGATGCCGAGTTTGAGTCCGGATCCTAgtccaaattcaaaaaatactgaCCCAGTTGATGGAAGCTCAAAAAGTTGTTCGTCGAAAGCGAATGAGGATGATGAGGAGGATCTGCTTTGTTTTCGATGCCAGAAAAAAAGCACGGTTGTCTGTGCAAGATGTCAAATTGCCATCTACTGTTCCAAGGTGTGTCAGGAGAAGCACTGGGAAGAAATTCACCATGAAACTTGTCAAGATTCGTTGTCATCGTCCGTGGACAGTAGAAAATCCACGGAAACCAAAGATAACTAA
- the LOC117178708 gene encoding uncharacterized protein LOC117178708 isoform X2 gives MTANIAETALAKKLDNLTLKEWLREVGPVRRKEILKKLKVELEGLGLPKLRRGLRHGLIHLFSECSVIVERLPSNSTLGCNTNSEESCQNEKATCNKNDRKKVSDEIVDVLSVEGKAGFSNSHQLFSNDEFLNDRVSINSDPENLSTNHLKTPFSQNSTQLSRENLDANDDSFKTPYLPSTKYNSQSQKTKPCPLSRKKPLESNVPSSAMSKSTTKEFPFSEDASTCNNSLLVAASENRVSSLEKTQIVAFESMVGNREFLNCETPNSPKRRYSDTFLTISNRKKISRDERSCSTEMRVNESKTASSLPVKINLGVIKSLSRSCDSQQNSKFIHQHEDNTETESETESRLMPGGLDPSVETQESVNTVLKERITFSQKENESSRRKSGKLEDVECVKKKKKKPVKRKKSLKLVFRELFGDEEESGVQKSLNAETKRRKVDSRDSCDSGAYCSEASPISVTAYSKDADPSEMFSPDSTEKVKESLESPLQSEICPSESKDAEKSEKIPQLGNDNEGEKEGANDERVLPDSSTSISDDEVTLVECRSKSPPEKTTLPDVPSKELESPSKDSSAPGPSDDTLSKAGIVRDIEKDSYVFSSDDINILLNILSEAPKNAAEKRPEEGQTDKKVSKDLVVSESTNEDSDDVEIVLEKGPSTIKKAQISDLVKRLSTDNQIEKPSEEPRKVSFPRLRVKAPSELGCSAPLSPVQSTLPNSLPVWTQPLELPASTSSSPNPTAVLSPHHYSNFPLVNRCNDQFSATTNQVVNVALAAAQRLISLIDPLTIPDAPQLSHYYNMLISLLGEISNDTVFLRNSYVNRTYGLLSPDLFAYNLSLNRKLRNLSKFLHVAFEENTMQFILDNYHVLTTRPILNKDELYYVMSLQYSDLDANQEHPANQGSNIAARISTDPQRKTNTKTKSQKHKGGLTNEQFIILKTQIKAYNTLAKKFKKLLPSSHVAEQSADLSRVQQFESSHLEQQEARIESPRIAHSILNQQQSRVASPGNVQPSVNTVVFRRRSSQGGSQVAERIEDRSGLVITPVTTAAPAVFNQSLASKPISAKPVARNNGLTPFPRGLSITAILSTASPVPSTVSVSAAKNSSPSLTQTGCTITPISIAPRVSTISPAIVASTPSMIAASTPSMIVTSTPPMIVASTPSTIVSLATPSVIVSSPIVSSPILSSAVAAPLSSVPIHRYPLITLNETPVPKQTKLFMRLNSPLPATNSAAPVSVAAAPVSAAIVSAPISLPIVAVTILSAPIVSPAPSVPLQGHPVISNQTRVIASNPAYNFGNKFSVTNISPIPTPTITTSLQTIPAAKTTSSSTVNPRTYPAPKSKAPSSTLANLLKQTSLIAPPENVKELATTAKDSTTVENEFRSMPSLSPDPSPNSKNTDPVDGSSKSCSSKANEDDEEDLLCFRCQKKSTVVCARCQIAIYCSKVCQEKHWEEIHHETCQDSLSSSVDSRKSTETKDN, from the exons ACCGCGTTAGcgaaaaaattggacaatttaacCCTGAAGGAGTGGCTCCGCGAAGTTGGACCCGTGCGACGGAAGGAAATTCTAAAAAAG ttaaaagtcgaACTGGAGGGATTGGGTTTACCAAAATTACGTCGCGGACTGCGTCACGGTTTGATCCATTTGTTTTCGGAATGTTCGGTAATTGTTGAGAGGTTACCTTCAAATTCTACACTTGG GTGTAACACAAATTCTGAAGAATCCTGCCAGAATGAAAAAGCCACCTGCAACAAGAATGACAGGAAAAAAGTATCTGACGAAATTGTGGACGTTTTGTCGGTTGAGGGGAAAGCAGGCTTTTCCAACTCTCATCAGCTCTTTTCAAACGATGAGTTTTTAAATGATAGGGTTTCGATCAATAGCGATCCAGAAAATTTGTCCACAAATCATCTGAAAACCCCTTTTAGTCAAAATTCCACCCAACTTTCCCGTGAAAACTTGGATGCTAACGATGATTCTTTTAAAACACCATATCTgccttcaacaaaatacaactcCCAATCTCAAAAGACAAAACCCTGTCCCTTGTCCCGTAAAAAACCACTTGAATCGAATGTTCCCTCAAGTGCAATGAGTAAAAGTACAACGAAAGAATTTCCCTTTTCAGAGGATGCTTCAACTTGTAATAATTCTCTGCTCGTGGCCGCCTCTGAAAATAGAGTCTCTTCTCTAGAAAAAACGCAAATAGTTGCGTTTGAAAGCATGGTTGGtaatagggaatttttaaattgcgagACACCAAATAGTCCAAAGCGGCGCTACTCTGATACTTTTTTAACTATCTCAAACCGGAAAAAGATCTCGCGAGACGAAAGATCTTGTTCCACGGAAATGCGAGTAAACGAATCAAAAACAGCAAGTTCATTGCCTGTGAAAATTAATCTCGGTGTCATAAAGAGCCTCTCACGTTCGTGCGATTCTcaacaaaattcgaaatttatccACCAACATGAAGACAATACGGAAACGGAAAGTGAAACGGAATCGAGACTGATGCCGGGTGGCTTGGATCCTTCCGTTGAGACCCAAGAATCCGTGAATACAGTTCTAAAAGAGAGAATAACATTTAGCCAGAAAGAGAACGAGAGCTCTCGACGGAAATCGGGTAAACTCGAGGATGTTGAGTGtgtgaagaaaaagaagaagaagccCGTCAAGAGGAAAAAGAGTTTGAAATTGGTATTTCGCGAGCTTTTCGGCGATGAGGAGGAGAGCGGAGTTCAGAAAAGTCTGAATGCCGAAACGAAAAGAAGAAAAGTTGATTCGCGCGACTCTTGTGATTCGGGCGCTTACTGTAGCGAAGCATCGCCGATTTCGGTCACAGCATACTCGAAAGATGCTGATCCCTCCGAGATGTTTAGTCCCGACTCGACCGAAAAAGTGAAGGAATCTCTGGAATCTCCTCTGCAATCGGAAATTTGTCCCTCGGAGTCGAAAGATGCGGAGAAAAGCGAGAAGATTCCTCAACTAGGGAATGACAATGAGGGGGAAAAAGAAGGAGCCAATGATGAGAGAGTCTTGCCAGATAGCAGCACTTCTATTTCCGACGACGAGGTCACTCTTGTCGAGTGCAGATCAAAATCGCCGCCGGAAAAGACGACACTTCCTGATGTCCCCTCCAAGGAATTGGAGAGTCCTTCGAAGGATTCAAGTGCTCCCGGTCCATCTGATGACACTCTTTCCAAAGCCGGAATAGTCCGGGACATCGAGAAAGATTCATACGTATTCTCCTCGGACGacatcaatattttattgaacatacTCAGTGAGGCTCCGAAAAATGCTGCAGAGAAACGACCAGAAGAAGGTCAAACTGATAAAAAGGTCTCGAAGGATTTGGTCGTTTCTGAAAGTACAAACGAGGATTCTGATGATGTTGAAATAGTTTTGGAGAAGGGGCCATCTACaattaaaaaagctcaaatttcgGATCTCGTCAAGAGGTTGTCCACGGATAATCAGATCGAGAAGCCAAGCGAGGAACCTCGCAAAGTTTCTTTCCCGCGACTCAGAGTTAAAGCGCCGAGTGAACTTGGCTGTTCAGCTCCACTCTCACCGGTTCAGTCAACTCTTCCCAATTCCCTGCCAGTGTGGACTCAACCTCTTGAATTGCCGGCAAGTACCTCATCATCACCCAATCCGACTGCAGTATTATCGCCGCATCATTATTCGAATTTTCCGCTAGTTAATAGGTGTAATGACCAGTTTTCCGCGACAACAAACCAAGTAGTCAATGTCGCTTTAGCGGCAGcgcaaagattaatttccctgatTGATCCGCTGACAATACCCGATGCGCCCCAACTGTCGCACTACTACAACATGCTGATCAGTCTTTTGGGCGAGATTTCAAATGACACTGTGTTCCTCCGGAATTCGTACGTCAATCGCACCTATGGACTCTTGAGTCCCGATTTATTTGCCTATAATCTGTCGCTCAATCGGAAATTGCGCAACTTGAGCAAGTTCTTGCATGTCGCATTTGAAGAGAATACGATGCAGTTTATCCTGGACAACTATCATGTGCTGACGACCCGACCGATTCTAAATAAAGACGAACTTTACTATGTTATGTCGTTGCAGTACTCGGATCTTGATGCGAATCAGGAGCATCCGGCTAATCAGGGATCGAATATTGCCGCCCGAATCTCAACGGATCCGCAAAGAAAAACAAATACGAAGACAAAGAGTCAGAAACACAAGGGTGGGCTCACCAATGAGCAGTTTATTATTCTCAAGACGCAGATCAAGGCTTACAATACCTTGGCGAAGAAGTTTAAGAAGTTGTTGCCAAGTTCACATGTTGCAGAACAAAGCGCCGATTTATCGAGAGTCCAGCAATTTGAGAGTTCTCATCTAGAGCAGCAAGAAGCGAGAATTGAGAGTCCAAGAATTGCCCACTCAATTCTAAATCAGCAGCAGAGTCGAGTCGCGAGTCCGGGCAATGTTCAACCAAGTGTTAATACCGTCGTATTTAGAAGAAGATCGTCGCAAGGTGGCTCGCAAGTTGCGGAAAGAATCGAGGACCGAAGTGGACTTGTGATAACACCGGTTACAACTGCCGCGCCCGCTGTTTTTAATCAATCTTTAGCTTCTAAACCCATTTCCGCGAAACCGGTTGCAAGAAACAATGGTCTGACGCCGTTTCCGCGCGGTCTCTCGATAACGGCAATTCTATCAACCGCGTCACCAGTGCCATCTACTGTCTCAGTTTCAGCTGCCAAGAATTCTTCTCCAAGTTTGACACAAACTGGATGTACAATAACTCCGATCTCAATTGCGCCTCGAGTCTCTACAATTTCTCCTGCGATTGTGGCTTCTACACCATCAATGATTGCGGCCTCTACGCCTTCAATGATTGTGACTTCTACACCTCCAATGATTGTGGCTTCTACGCCTTCAACGATTGTTTCATTAGCCACGCCTTCGGTGATTGTGTCTTCACCGATCGTGTCTTCGCCGATTTTATCATCGGCAGTTGCAGCGCCTTTGAGCTCAGTTCCGATTCATAGATATCCGCTGATTACTTTGAATGAGACTCCAGTCCCGAAACAGACCAAGCTTTTTATGCGACTTAATTCACCACTTCCGGCAACGAATTCTGCTGCTCCTGTTTCTGTTGCTGCTGCTCCTGTTTCTGCAGCGATTGTTTCTGCACCAATCTCTTTGCCAATTGTGGCTGTGACCATTTTGTCGGCACCAATTGTCTCTCCGGCGCCTTCAGTTCCTCTACAAGGACATCCTGTTATCTCGAATCAAACCCGAGTTATTGCGAGCAATCCAGCCTACAATTTTGGCAATAAATTCTCAGTGACGAACATTTCTCCGATACCAACGCCTACTATTACAACCAGTCTGCAAACAATTCCAGCTGCTAAGACAACTTCGAGTTCGACTGTTAATCCAAGAACTTATCCTGCTCCAAAAAGTAAGGCTCCAAGTTCAACTCTTGCTAATCTTTTAAAGCAGACGAGCCTTATCGCACCGCCAGAAAATGTGAAAGAACTTGCAACTACAGCCAAGGATTCTACAACTGTTGAAAACGAATTTAGATCGATGCCGAGTTTGAGTCCGGATCCTAgtccaaattcaaaaaatactgaCCCAGTTGATGGAAGCTCAAAAAGTTGTTCGTCGAAAGCGAATGAGGATGATGAGGAGGATCTGCTTTGTTTTCGATGCCAGAAAAAAAGCACGGTTGTCTGTGCAAGATGTCAAATTGCCATCTACTGTTCCAAGGTGTGTCAGGAGAAGCACTGGGAAGAAATTCACCATGAAACTTGTCAAGATTCGTTGTCATCGTCCGTGGACAGTAGAAAATCCACGGAAACCAAAGATAACTAA